Proteins from one Gasterosteus aculeatus chromosome 11, fGasAcu3.hap1.1, whole genome shotgun sequence genomic window:
- the rhbdf1a gene encoding inactive rhomboid protein 1 isoform X4 — translation MHRSGLFLKWVGSLYYRTSRKALNALSQSEDEGFWQAWGGTESMAEPRRESTSSLQRKKPPWLRLDIPTAQMSLDEPSNFVQPVKRQGFLRSISMPVETSHLQSPPRDLFDTRRPVLQRQSSITQTIKRGTADWFGVSKDGDSTQKWQRKSLRHCSLRYGKLKPQVIRELDLPSQDNISLTSTETPPPLYVPSSQYGMQKIVDPLARGRAFRMVEEVDGYSVPQTPITPGAASLCSFTSSRSGLNRLPRRRKRESVAKMSFRAAAALVKGRSIRDGTLKRAQRRSFTPASFMEEDMIDFPDELDTSFFARDIMMQEELSTYADEVFESASEAAMKEEEPSSKNDETELTGSALDKTELERSHLLLPLERGWRKAKEGTPGPPKVPLRQEVVSVTGQRRGQRIVVPVKKLFAREKRPYGLGMVGRLTNRTYRKRIDSYVKRQIEDMDDHRPFFTYWITVVHLLITILAVCIYGIAPVGFSQHETVDSVLRNKGVYENVKFVQQENFWIGPGSEALIHLGAKFSPCMRQDGQVHDLIREKRAIERNSACCVRNDRSGCVQTSEEQCSSTLAVWVKWPKHSSTPKLHGKDRQYGSVCHQDPRICLEPASVSPHEWPDDISKWPICTRYNTGNHTNLPHIDCTITGRPCCIGTKGRCEITSREYCDFMNGYFHEEATLCSQVHCMDDVCGLLPFLNPEIPDQFYRLWLSLFLHAGILHCLVSVAFQMTILRDLEKLAGWLRISIIYILSGITGNLASAIFLPYRAEVGPAGSQFGILACLFVELFQSWQILAQPWRAFTKLLCVVLFLFAFGLLPWIDNFAHICGFISGFFLSFAILPYISFGRMDMYRKRCQIIVFLLVFVGLFSGLVVLFYVYPIKCDWCELLTCIPFTDKFCAKYDLNAHLH, via the exons CTGGCAGGCCTGGGGTGGGACAGAGAGCATGGCTGAACCCCGGCGGGAGAGCACCAGcagcctgcagaggaaaaagcCCCCCTGGCTCAGACTGGACATTCCCACGGCTCAGATGTCGCTGGACGAGCCGTCCAATTTTGTTCAG CCCGTGAAGAGGCAGGGCTTCCTGCGCAGCATCAGCATGCCAGTGGAGACCTCTCACCTCCAGTCACCACCCCGCGACCTTTTTGACACCCGGCGGCCTGTCTTACAACGCCAGTCATCCATCACTCAGACCATAAAGAG GGGAACAGCAGACTGGTTCGGGGTCAGTAAGGACGGCGATTCTACTCAGAAATGGCAGCGGAAAAGCCTGCGCCACTGCAGCCTGCGCTACGGGAAGCTGAAACCGCAGGTGATACGAGAGCTGGATCTGCCCAGCCAGGACAACATCTCCTTAACCAGCACGGAAACGCCGCCTCCTCTCTACGTCCCTTCCTCACAATATGGCATGCAAAAG ATTGTGGACCCGTTGGCCAGGGGACGGGCGTTCCGcatggtggaggaggtggacggcTACAGCGTCCCTCAGACCCCGATCACGCCCGGAGCCGCCTCGCTCTGCTCCTTCACCAGCTCCCGCTCGGGTCTCAATCGACTGCCTCGCCGCCGCAAGAGGGAGTCCGTGGCAAAGATGAGCTTCAGGGCCGCGGCGGCACTCGTCAAG GGGCGCTCAATACGGGACGGCACGCTGAAGCGGGCCCAAAGACGCAGCTTCACCCCGGCCAGCTTCATGGAGGAGGACATGATTGACTTTCCCGATGAACTGGACACGTCTTTCTTTGCCAGA GATATTatgatgcaggaggagctgtcTACATACGCCGACGAGGTGTTCGAGTCGGCGTCTGAGGCGGCCATGAAAGAGGAAGAGCCCAGCAGCAAGAACGACGAGACGGAGCTGACAGGCAGCGCGCTCGATAAGACCGAGCTGGAGAGAAGTCATCTCCTGCT ACCTCTGGAGCGAGGGTGGCGCAAAGCCAAAGAAGGGACGCCGGGTCCGCCCAAGGTGCCCTTGCGGCAGGAGGTTGTGAGCGTCACCGGGCAGCGGCGCGGCCAGCGCATCGTTGTGCCCGTCAAGAAGCTTTTCGCCCGAGAGAAGAGGCCTTACGGGTTGGGCATGGTGGGGAGGCTCACGAACCGCACGTACCGCAAGCGCATTGACAGCTACGTCAAGCGACAGATAGAGGACATGGATGACCACAG GCCTTTTTTTACATACTGGATCACCGTTGTCCACCTGCTCATCACTATCCTGGCTGTATGCATCTATGGTATCGCACCAGTGGGCTTCTCCCAGCACGAGACAGTTGATTCC GTTTTAAGAAACAAAGGTGTGTATGAAAATGTCAAGTTTGTACAGCAGGAGAACTTTTGGATCGGGCCGGGGTCG gAGGCTCTTATCCACTTGGGGGCCAAATTCTCTCCATGCATGCGGCAGGACGGACAGGTGCATGATCTTATCAGGGAAAAGAGAGCCATCGAACGCAACTCCGCCTGCTGCGTGCGTAACGATCGCTCCGGCTGTGTCCAAACCTCCGAGGAACAGTGCTCG AGTACTCTAGCTGTGTGGGTGAAGTGGCCAAAGCATTCCAGCACTCCCAAGTTACACGGTAAAGACCGACAATACGGTTCTGTGTGTCATCAGGATCCGAG GATATGTCTGGAGCCCGCCTCAGTATCGCCTCATGAATGGCCCGATGACATCAGCAAGTGGCCA ATTTGTACCCGGTACAACACAGGGAACCACACCAACCTGCCTCATATAGACTGTACCATCACAGGCCGACCATGCTGCATTGGAACCAAAGGGAG GTGTGAAATCACATCCCGGGAATATTGTGACTTCATGAACGGCTACTTTCACGAGGAGGCTACTCTCTGTTCTCAA GTGCACTGCATGGACGATGTGTGTGGACTTTTGCCTTTCCTCAACCCTGAGATCCCAGATCAGTTTTACAGGCTCTGGCTCTCACTCTTCCTGCATGCTGG GATCCTCCACTGCCTCGTGTCGGTGGCTTTCCAGATGACCATCCTGAGGGAcctggagaagctggcgggCTGGCTGCGCATCTCAATCATCTACATTCTCAGTGGCATCACTGGCAACCTTGCTTCGGCCATCTTTTTGCCCTACAGAGCGGAG GTGGGCCCAGCTGGCTCTCAGTTTGGGATCCTAGCCTGCCTGTTCGTGGAGTTGTTTCAGAGCTGGCAGATCCTTGCCCAGCCCTGGAGGGCCTTCACCAAGCTCCTGTGCGTGGTGCTCTTCCTCTTCGCCTTCGGGCTGCTGCCATGGATCGACAATTTTGCCCACATTTGTggcttcatctccggcttcttTCTGTCCTTCGCCATCTTGCCCTACATCAGTTTCGGCCGCATGGACATGTATCGCAAGCGATGTCAGATCATTGTTTTCCTGCTGGTGTTTGTCGGGCTTTTTTCAGGCCTGGTGGTGCTCTTCTACGTTTACCCAATCAAGTGTGACTGGTGCGAGTTGCTAACTTGCATCCCCTTCACGGACAAATTTTGCGCAAAGTACGACCTCAACGCTCACCTCCActaa
- the rhbdf1a gene encoding inactive rhomboid protein 1 isoform X3 — MACWQAWGGTESMAEPRRESTSSLQRKKPPWLRLDIPTAQMSLDEPSNFVQPVKRQGFLRSISMPVETSHLQSPPRDLFDTRRPVLQRQSSITQTIKSSRRVHFERINTVPIKGQRAARRSIRKHHSLSRTLLRGTADWFGVSKDGDSTQKWQRKSLRHCSLRYGKLKPQVIRELDLPSQDNISLTSTETPPPLYVPSSQYGMQKIVDPLARGRAFRMVEEVDGYSVPQTPITPGAASLCSFTSSRSGLNRLPRRRKRESVAKMSFRAAAALVKGRSIRDGTLKRAQRRSFTPASFMEEDMIDFPDELDTSFFARDIMMQEELSTYADEVFESASEAAMKEEEPSSKNDETELTGSALDKTELERSHLLLPLERGWRKAKEGTPGPPKVPLRQEVVSVTGQRRGQRIVVPVKKLFAREKRPYGLGMVGRLTNRTYRKRIDSYVKRQIEDMDDHRPFFTYWITVVHLLITILAVCIYGIAPVGFSQHETVDSVLRNKGVYENVKFVQQENFWIGPGSEALIHLGAKFSPCMRQDGQVHDLIREKRAIERNSACCVRNDRSGCVQTSEEQCSSTLAVWVKWPKHSSTPKLHGKDRQYGSVCHQDPRICLEPASVSPHEWPDDISKWPICTRYNTGNHTNLPHIDCTITGRPCCIGTKGRCEITSREYCDFMNGYFHEEATLCSQVHCMDDVCGLLPFLNPEIPDQFYRLWLSLFLHAGILHCLVSVAFQMTILRDLEKLAGWLRISIIYILSGITGNLASAIFLPYRAEVGPAGSQFGILACLFVELFQSWQILAQPWRAFTKLLCVVLFLFAFGLLPWIDNFAHICGFISGFFLSFAILPYISFGRMDMYRKRCQIIVFLLVFVGLFSGLVVLFYVYPIKCDWCELLTCIPFTDKFCAKYDLNAHLH; from the exons CTGGCAGGCCTGGGGTGGGACAGAGAGCATGGCTGAACCCCGGCGGGAGAGCACCAGcagcctgcagaggaaaaagcCCCCCTGGCTCAGACTGGACATTCCCACGGCTCAGATGTCGCTGGACGAGCCGTCCAATTTTGTTCAG CCCGTGAAGAGGCAGGGCTTCCTGCGCAGCATCAGCATGCCAGTGGAGACCTCTCACCTCCAGTCACCACCCCGCGACCTTTTTGACACCCGGCGGCCTGTCTTACAACGCCAGTCATCCATCACTCAGACCATAAAGAG CAGCAGAAGGGTGCACTTTGAGCGGATTAACACGGTCCCCATTAAGGGGCAGCGGGCTGCTCGCCGCAGCATCAGGAAACACCATTCGCTCTCCAGAACCCTGCTCAG GGGAACAGCAGACTGGTTCGGGGTCAGTAAGGACGGCGATTCTACTCAGAAATGGCAGCGGAAAAGCCTGCGCCACTGCAGCCTGCGCTACGGGAAGCTGAAACCGCAGGTGATACGAGAGCTGGATCTGCCCAGCCAGGACAACATCTCCTTAACCAGCACGGAAACGCCGCCTCCTCTCTACGTCCCTTCCTCACAATATGGCATGCAAAAG ATTGTGGACCCGTTGGCCAGGGGACGGGCGTTCCGcatggtggaggaggtggacggcTACAGCGTCCCTCAGACCCCGATCACGCCCGGAGCCGCCTCGCTCTGCTCCTTCACCAGCTCCCGCTCGGGTCTCAATCGACTGCCTCGCCGCCGCAAGAGGGAGTCCGTGGCAAAGATGAGCTTCAGGGCCGCGGCGGCACTCGTCAAG GGGCGCTCAATACGGGACGGCACGCTGAAGCGGGCCCAAAGACGCAGCTTCACCCCGGCCAGCTTCATGGAGGAGGACATGATTGACTTTCCCGATGAACTGGACACGTCTTTCTTTGCCAGA GATATTatgatgcaggaggagctgtcTACATACGCCGACGAGGTGTTCGAGTCGGCGTCTGAGGCGGCCATGAAAGAGGAAGAGCCCAGCAGCAAGAACGACGAGACGGAGCTGACAGGCAGCGCGCTCGATAAGACCGAGCTGGAGAGAAGTCATCTCCTGCT ACCTCTGGAGCGAGGGTGGCGCAAAGCCAAAGAAGGGACGCCGGGTCCGCCCAAGGTGCCCTTGCGGCAGGAGGTTGTGAGCGTCACCGGGCAGCGGCGCGGCCAGCGCATCGTTGTGCCCGTCAAGAAGCTTTTCGCCCGAGAGAAGAGGCCTTACGGGTTGGGCATGGTGGGGAGGCTCACGAACCGCACGTACCGCAAGCGCATTGACAGCTACGTCAAGCGACAGATAGAGGACATGGATGACCACAG GCCTTTTTTTACATACTGGATCACCGTTGTCCACCTGCTCATCACTATCCTGGCTGTATGCATCTATGGTATCGCACCAGTGGGCTTCTCCCAGCACGAGACAGTTGATTCC GTTTTAAGAAACAAAGGTGTGTATGAAAATGTCAAGTTTGTACAGCAGGAGAACTTTTGGATCGGGCCGGGGTCG gAGGCTCTTATCCACTTGGGGGCCAAATTCTCTCCATGCATGCGGCAGGACGGACAGGTGCATGATCTTATCAGGGAAAAGAGAGCCATCGAACGCAACTCCGCCTGCTGCGTGCGTAACGATCGCTCCGGCTGTGTCCAAACCTCCGAGGAACAGTGCTCG AGTACTCTAGCTGTGTGGGTGAAGTGGCCAAAGCATTCCAGCACTCCCAAGTTACACGGTAAAGACCGACAATACGGTTCTGTGTGTCATCAGGATCCGAG GATATGTCTGGAGCCCGCCTCAGTATCGCCTCATGAATGGCCCGATGACATCAGCAAGTGGCCA ATTTGTACCCGGTACAACACAGGGAACCACACCAACCTGCCTCATATAGACTGTACCATCACAGGCCGACCATGCTGCATTGGAACCAAAGGGAG GTGTGAAATCACATCCCGGGAATATTGTGACTTCATGAACGGCTACTTTCACGAGGAGGCTACTCTCTGTTCTCAA GTGCACTGCATGGACGATGTGTGTGGACTTTTGCCTTTCCTCAACCCTGAGATCCCAGATCAGTTTTACAGGCTCTGGCTCTCACTCTTCCTGCATGCTGG GATCCTCCACTGCCTCGTGTCGGTGGCTTTCCAGATGACCATCCTGAGGGAcctggagaagctggcgggCTGGCTGCGCATCTCAATCATCTACATTCTCAGTGGCATCACTGGCAACCTTGCTTCGGCCATCTTTTTGCCCTACAGAGCGGAG GTGGGCCCAGCTGGCTCTCAGTTTGGGATCCTAGCCTGCCTGTTCGTGGAGTTGTTTCAGAGCTGGCAGATCCTTGCCCAGCCCTGGAGGGCCTTCACCAAGCTCCTGTGCGTGGTGCTCTTCCTCTTCGCCTTCGGGCTGCTGCCATGGATCGACAATTTTGCCCACATTTGTggcttcatctccggcttcttTCTGTCCTTCGCCATCTTGCCCTACATCAGTTTCGGCCGCATGGACATGTATCGCAAGCGATGTCAGATCATTGTTTTCCTGCTGGTGTTTGTCGGGCTTTTTTCAGGCCTGGTGGTGCTCTTCTACGTTTACCCAATCAAGTGTGACTGGTGCGAGTTGCTAACTTGCATCCCCTTCACGGACAAATTTTGCGCAAAGTACGACCTCAACGCTCACCTCCActaa
- the rhbdf1a gene encoding inactive rhomboid protein 1 isoform X2 translates to MHRSGLFLKWVGSLYYRTSRKALNALSQSEDEGFWQAWGGTESMAEPRRESTSSLQRKKPPWLRLDIPTAQMSLDEPSNFVQPVKRQGFLRSISMPVETSHLQSPPRDLFDTRRPVLQRQSSITQTIKSSRRVHFERINTVPIKGQRAARRSIRKHHSLSRTLLRGTADWFGVSKDGDSTQKWQRKSLRHCSLRYGKLKPQVIRELDLPSQDNISLTSTETPPPLYVPSSQYGMQKIVDPLARGRAFRMVEEVDGYSVPQTPITPGAASLCSFTSSRSGLNRLPRRRKRESVAKMSFRAAAALVKGRSIRDGTLKRAQRRSFTPASFMEEDMIDFPDELDTSFFARDIMMQEELSTYADEVFESASEAAMKEEEPSSKNDETELTGSALDKTELERSHLLLPLERGWRKAKEGTPGPPKVPLRQEVVSVTGQRRGQRIVVPVKKLFAREKRPYGLGMVGRLTNRTYRKRIDSYVKRQIEDMDDHRPFFTYWITVVHLLITILAVCIYGIAPVGFSQHETVDSVLRNKGVYENVKFVQQENFWIGPGSEALIHLGAKFSPCMRQDGQVHDLIREKRAIERNSACCVRNDRSGCVQTSEEQCSSTLAVWVKWPKHSSTPKLHGKDRQYGSVCHQDPRICLEPASVSPHEWPDDISKWPICTRYNTGNHTNLPHIDCTITGRPCCIGTKGRCEITSREYCDFMNGYFHEEATLCSQVHCMDDVCGLLPFLNPEIPDQFYRLWLSLFLHAGILHCLVSVAFQMTILRDLEKLAGWLRISIIYILSGITGNLASAIFLPYRAEVGPAGSQFGILACLFVELFQSWQILAQPWRAFTKLLCVVLFLFAFGLLPWIDNFAHICGFISGFFLSFAILPYISFGRMDMYRKRCQIIVFLLVFVGLFSGLVVLFYVYPIKCDWCELLTCIPFTDKFCAKYDLNAHLH, encoded by the exons CTGGCAGGCCTGGGGTGGGACAGAGAGCATGGCTGAACCCCGGCGGGAGAGCACCAGcagcctgcagaggaaaaagcCCCCCTGGCTCAGACTGGACATTCCCACGGCTCAGATGTCGCTGGACGAGCCGTCCAATTTTGTTCAG CCCGTGAAGAGGCAGGGCTTCCTGCGCAGCATCAGCATGCCAGTGGAGACCTCTCACCTCCAGTCACCACCCCGCGACCTTTTTGACACCCGGCGGCCTGTCTTACAACGCCAGTCATCCATCACTCAGACCATAAAGAG CAGCAGAAGGGTGCACTTTGAGCGGATTAACACGGTCCCCATTAAGGGGCAGCGGGCTGCTCGCCGCAGCATCAGGAAACACCATTCGCTCTCCAGAACCCTGCTCAG GGGAACAGCAGACTGGTTCGGGGTCAGTAAGGACGGCGATTCTACTCAGAAATGGCAGCGGAAAAGCCTGCGCCACTGCAGCCTGCGCTACGGGAAGCTGAAACCGCAGGTGATACGAGAGCTGGATCTGCCCAGCCAGGACAACATCTCCTTAACCAGCACGGAAACGCCGCCTCCTCTCTACGTCCCTTCCTCACAATATGGCATGCAAAAG ATTGTGGACCCGTTGGCCAGGGGACGGGCGTTCCGcatggtggaggaggtggacggcTACAGCGTCCCTCAGACCCCGATCACGCCCGGAGCCGCCTCGCTCTGCTCCTTCACCAGCTCCCGCTCGGGTCTCAATCGACTGCCTCGCCGCCGCAAGAGGGAGTCCGTGGCAAAGATGAGCTTCAGGGCCGCGGCGGCACTCGTCAAG GGGCGCTCAATACGGGACGGCACGCTGAAGCGGGCCCAAAGACGCAGCTTCACCCCGGCCAGCTTCATGGAGGAGGACATGATTGACTTTCCCGATGAACTGGACACGTCTTTCTTTGCCAGA GATATTatgatgcaggaggagctgtcTACATACGCCGACGAGGTGTTCGAGTCGGCGTCTGAGGCGGCCATGAAAGAGGAAGAGCCCAGCAGCAAGAACGACGAGACGGAGCTGACAGGCAGCGCGCTCGATAAGACCGAGCTGGAGAGAAGTCATCTCCTGCT ACCTCTGGAGCGAGGGTGGCGCAAAGCCAAAGAAGGGACGCCGGGTCCGCCCAAGGTGCCCTTGCGGCAGGAGGTTGTGAGCGTCACCGGGCAGCGGCGCGGCCAGCGCATCGTTGTGCCCGTCAAGAAGCTTTTCGCCCGAGAGAAGAGGCCTTACGGGTTGGGCATGGTGGGGAGGCTCACGAACCGCACGTACCGCAAGCGCATTGACAGCTACGTCAAGCGACAGATAGAGGACATGGATGACCACAG GCCTTTTTTTACATACTGGATCACCGTTGTCCACCTGCTCATCACTATCCTGGCTGTATGCATCTATGGTATCGCACCAGTGGGCTTCTCCCAGCACGAGACAGTTGATTCC GTTTTAAGAAACAAAGGTGTGTATGAAAATGTCAAGTTTGTACAGCAGGAGAACTTTTGGATCGGGCCGGGGTCG gAGGCTCTTATCCACTTGGGGGCCAAATTCTCTCCATGCATGCGGCAGGACGGACAGGTGCATGATCTTATCAGGGAAAAGAGAGCCATCGAACGCAACTCCGCCTGCTGCGTGCGTAACGATCGCTCCGGCTGTGTCCAAACCTCCGAGGAACAGTGCTCG AGTACTCTAGCTGTGTGGGTGAAGTGGCCAAAGCATTCCAGCACTCCCAAGTTACACGGTAAAGACCGACAATACGGTTCTGTGTGTCATCAGGATCCGAG GATATGTCTGGAGCCCGCCTCAGTATCGCCTCATGAATGGCCCGATGACATCAGCAAGTGGCCA ATTTGTACCCGGTACAACACAGGGAACCACACCAACCTGCCTCATATAGACTGTACCATCACAGGCCGACCATGCTGCATTGGAACCAAAGGGAG GTGTGAAATCACATCCCGGGAATATTGTGACTTCATGAACGGCTACTTTCACGAGGAGGCTACTCTCTGTTCTCAA GTGCACTGCATGGACGATGTGTGTGGACTTTTGCCTTTCCTCAACCCTGAGATCCCAGATCAGTTTTACAGGCTCTGGCTCTCACTCTTCCTGCATGCTGG GATCCTCCACTGCCTCGTGTCGGTGGCTTTCCAGATGACCATCCTGAGGGAcctggagaagctggcgggCTGGCTGCGCATCTCAATCATCTACATTCTCAGTGGCATCACTGGCAACCTTGCTTCGGCCATCTTTTTGCCCTACAGAGCGGAG GTGGGCCCAGCTGGCTCTCAGTTTGGGATCCTAGCCTGCCTGTTCGTGGAGTTGTTTCAGAGCTGGCAGATCCTTGCCCAGCCCTGGAGGGCCTTCACCAAGCTCCTGTGCGTGGTGCTCTTCCTCTTCGCCTTCGGGCTGCTGCCATGGATCGACAATTTTGCCCACATTTGTggcttcatctccggcttcttTCTGTCCTTCGCCATCTTGCCCTACATCAGTTTCGGCCGCATGGACATGTATCGCAAGCGATGTCAGATCATTGTTTTCCTGCTGGTGTTTGTCGGGCTTTTTTCAGGCCTGGTGGTGCTCTTCTACGTTTACCCAATCAAGTGTGACTGGTGCGAGTTGCTAACTTGCATCCCCTTCACGGACAAATTTTGCGCAAAGTACGACCTCAACGCTCACCTCCActaa
- the rhbdf1a gene encoding inactive rhomboid protein 1 isoform X1: MHRSGLFLKWVGSLYYRTSRKALNALSQSEDEGFWQAWGGTESMAEPRRESTSSLQRKKPPWLRLDIPTAQMSLDEPSNFVQPVKRQGFLRSISMPVETSHLQSPPRDLFDTRRPVLQRQSSITQTIKSRRVHFERINTVPIKGQRAARRSIRKHHSLSRTLLRGTADWFGVSKDGDSTQKWQRKSLRHCSLRYGKLKPQVIRELDLPSQDNISLTSTETPPPLYVPSSQYGMQKIVDPLARGRAFRMVEEVDGYSVPQTPITPGAASLCSFTSSRSGLNRLPRRRKRESVAKMSFRAAAALVKGRSIRDGTLKRAQRRSFTPASFMEEDMIDFPDELDTSFFARDIMMQEELSTYADEVFESASEAAMKEEEPSSKNDETELTGSALDKTELERSHLLLPLERGWRKAKEGTPGPPKVPLRQEVVSVTGQRRGQRIVVPVKKLFAREKRPYGLGMVGRLTNRTYRKRIDSYVKRQIEDMDDHRPFFTYWITVVHLLITILAVCIYGIAPVGFSQHETVDSVLRNKGVYENVKFVQQENFWIGPGSEALIHLGAKFSPCMRQDGQVHDLIREKRAIERNSACCVRNDRSGCVQTSEEQCSSTLAVWVKWPKHSSTPKLHGKDRQYGSVCHQDPRICLEPASVSPHEWPDDISKWPICTRYNTGNHTNLPHIDCTITGRPCCIGTKGRCEITSREYCDFMNGYFHEEATLCSQVHCMDDVCGLLPFLNPEIPDQFYRLWLSLFLHAGILHCLVSVAFQMTILRDLEKLAGWLRISIIYILSGITGNLASAIFLPYRAEVGPAGSQFGILACLFVELFQSWQILAQPWRAFTKLLCVVLFLFAFGLLPWIDNFAHICGFISGFFLSFAILPYISFGRMDMYRKRCQIIVFLLVFVGLFSGLVVLFYVYPIKCDWCELLTCIPFTDKFCAKYDLNAHLH, from the exons CTGGCAGGCCTGGGGTGGGACAGAGAGCATGGCTGAACCCCGGCGGGAGAGCACCAGcagcctgcagaggaaaaagcCCCCCTGGCTCAGACTGGACATTCCCACGGCTCAGATGTCGCTGGACGAGCCGTCCAATTTTGTTCAG CCCGTGAAGAGGCAGGGCTTCCTGCGCAGCATCAGCATGCCAGTGGAGACCTCTCACCTCCAGTCACCACCCCGCGACCTTTTTGACACCCGGCGGCCTGTCTTACAACGCCAGTCATCCATCACTCAGACCATAAAGAG CAGAAGGGTGCACTTTGAGCGGATTAACACGGTCCCCATTAAGGGGCAGCGGGCTGCTCGCCGCAGCATCAGGAAACACCATTCGCTCTCCAGAACCCTGCTCAG GGGAACAGCAGACTGGTTCGGGGTCAGTAAGGACGGCGATTCTACTCAGAAATGGCAGCGGAAAAGCCTGCGCCACTGCAGCCTGCGCTACGGGAAGCTGAAACCGCAGGTGATACGAGAGCTGGATCTGCCCAGCCAGGACAACATCTCCTTAACCAGCACGGAAACGCCGCCTCCTCTCTACGTCCCTTCCTCACAATATGGCATGCAAAAG ATTGTGGACCCGTTGGCCAGGGGACGGGCGTTCCGcatggtggaggaggtggacggcTACAGCGTCCCTCAGACCCCGATCACGCCCGGAGCCGCCTCGCTCTGCTCCTTCACCAGCTCCCGCTCGGGTCTCAATCGACTGCCTCGCCGCCGCAAGAGGGAGTCCGTGGCAAAGATGAGCTTCAGGGCCGCGGCGGCACTCGTCAAG GGGCGCTCAATACGGGACGGCACGCTGAAGCGGGCCCAAAGACGCAGCTTCACCCCGGCCAGCTTCATGGAGGAGGACATGATTGACTTTCCCGATGAACTGGACACGTCTTTCTTTGCCAGA GATATTatgatgcaggaggagctgtcTACATACGCCGACGAGGTGTTCGAGTCGGCGTCTGAGGCGGCCATGAAAGAGGAAGAGCCCAGCAGCAAGAACGACGAGACGGAGCTGACAGGCAGCGCGCTCGATAAGACCGAGCTGGAGAGAAGTCATCTCCTGCT ACCTCTGGAGCGAGGGTGGCGCAAAGCCAAAGAAGGGACGCCGGGTCCGCCCAAGGTGCCCTTGCGGCAGGAGGTTGTGAGCGTCACCGGGCAGCGGCGCGGCCAGCGCATCGTTGTGCCCGTCAAGAAGCTTTTCGCCCGAGAGAAGAGGCCTTACGGGTTGGGCATGGTGGGGAGGCTCACGAACCGCACGTACCGCAAGCGCATTGACAGCTACGTCAAGCGACAGATAGAGGACATGGATGACCACAG GCCTTTTTTTACATACTGGATCACCGTTGTCCACCTGCTCATCACTATCCTGGCTGTATGCATCTATGGTATCGCACCAGTGGGCTTCTCCCAGCACGAGACAGTTGATTCC GTTTTAAGAAACAAAGGTGTGTATGAAAATGTCAAGTTTGTACAGCAGGAGAACTTTTGGATCGGGCCGGGGTCG gAGGCTCTTATCCACTTGGGGGCCAAATTCTCTCCATGCATGCGGCAGGACGGACAGGTGCATGATCTTATCAGGGAAAAGAGAGCCATCGAACGCAACTCCGCCTGCTGCGTGCGTAACGATCGCTCCGGCTGTGTCCAAACCTCCGAGGAACAGTGCTCG AGTACTCTAGCTGTGTGGGTGAAGTGGCCAAAGCATTCCAGCACTCCCAAGTTACACGGTAAAGACCGACAATACGGTTCTGTGTGTCATCAGGATCCGAG GATATGTCTGGAGCCCGCCTCAGTATCGCCTCATGAATGGCCCGATGACATCAGCAAGTGGCCA ATTTGTACCCGGTACAACACAGGGAACCACACCAACCTGCCTCATATAGACTGTACCATCACAGGCCGACCATGCTGCATTGGAACCAAAGGGAG GTGTGAAATCACATCCCGGGAATATTGTGACTTCATGAACGGCTACTTTCACGAGGAGGCTACTCTCTGTTCTCAA GTGCACTGCATGGACGATGTGTGTGGACTTTTGCCTTTCCTCAACCCTGAGATCCCAGATCAGTTTTACAGGCTCTGGCTCTCACTCTTCCTGCATGCTGG GATCCTCCACTGCCTCGTGTCGGTGGCTTTCCAGATGACCATCCTGAGGGAcctggagaagctggcgggCTGGCTGCGCATCTCAATCATCTACATTCTCAGTGGCATCACTGGCAACCTTGCTTCGGCCATCTTTTTGCCCTACAGAGCGGAG GTGGGCCCAGCTGGCTCTCAGTTTGGGATCCTAGCCTGCCTGTTCGTGGAGTTGTTTCAGAGCTGGCAGATCCTTGCCCAGCCCTGGAGGGCCTTCACCAAGCTCCTGTGCGTGGTGCTCTTCCTCTTCGCCTTCGGGCTGCTGCCATGGATCGACAATTTTGCCCACATTTGTggcttcatctccggcttcttTCTGTCCTTCGCCATCTTGCCCTACATCAGTTTCGGCCGCATGGACATGTATCGCAAGCGATGTCAGATCATTGTTTTCCTGCTGGTGTTTGTCGGGCTTTTTTCAGGCCTGGTGGTGCTCTTCTACGTTTACCCAATCAAGTGTGACTGGTGCGAGTTGCTAACTTGCATCCCCTTCACGGACAAATTTTGCGCAAAGTACGACCTCAACGCTCACCTCCActaa